The following proteins are co-located in the Labrys monachus genome:
- a CDS encoding DUF971 domain-containing protein, which yields MTAWPTELRLSEDKKTLTVSFDDGQTYALGAEFLRVMSPSAEVQGHSAAERKTVGGKINVTILSVDPVGNYAVRLGFDDMHNTGLFTWTYLAELGREKETRWAAYLAELQDKGLSRERPGQR from the coding sequence ATGACCGCCTGGCCGACCGAACTGCGCCTCTCCGAGGACAAGAAGACGCTGACCGTCAGCTTCGACGACGGGCAGACCTATGCCCTCGGCGCCGAATTCCTGCGCGTGATGTCGCCCAGCGCCGAAGTCCAGGGCCACAGCGCCGCCGAGCGCAAGACGGTGGGCGGCAAGATCAACGTCACCATCCTCAGCGTCGACCCCGTCGGCAACTACGCCGTGCGCCTCGGCTTCGACGACATGCACAATACGGGATTGTTCACCTGGACCTATCTGGCTGAGTTGGGGCGCGAGAAGGAAACCCGCTGGGCGGCTTATTTGGCCGAGCTGCAGGACAAGGGGCTGTCAAGGGAGCGGCCGGGGCAGAGGTAG
- the moaA gene encoding GTP 3',8-cyclase MoaA, producing MPMIDPFGRSIDYLRVSVTDRCDFRCVYCMSEDMTFLPKKDLLTLEELDRLCSAFIAKGVRKLRLTGGEPLVRRDIMTLFRSLSRHLDSGRLQELTLTTNGSQLARFAAELKSCGVERVNVSLDTLDPDAFRAITRWGDLAKVLEGIDKAQEAGLAVKINAVAVKGMTETEAFRLIEWAHGRGMDLTFIEVMPLGDVSGHRVDQYLPLSVLRAQLLDRYTLEDIPYATGGPARYVRVAETGGRLGFITPMTHNFCESCNRVRITCTGTLFMCLGQEDAADLRSPLRASESNGLLDEAIDRAIARKPKGHDFIIDRRTKQPSVSRHMSMTGG from the coding sequence CTGCCGATGATCGACCCCTTTGGCCGTTCCATCGACTATCTGCGAGTCTCGGTCACCGACCGCTGCGATTTCCGCTGCGTCTACTGCATGTCCGAAGACATGACCTTCCTGCCGAAGAAGGACCTGCTGACGCTGGAGGAGCTCGACCGGCTGTGCTCGGCCTTCATCGCCAAGGGCGTGAGGAAGCTGCGCCTGACGGGCGGCGAGCCGCTGGTGCGCCGGGACATCATGACGCTGTTCCGCTCGCTGTCGCGCCATCTCGACAGCGGCCGCCTGCAGGAACTCACGCTCACCACCAACGGCTCGCAGCTGGCGCGTTTCGCCGCCGAGCTGAAGAGCTGCGGCGTCGAGCGCGTCAACGTCTCGCTCGACACGCTCGACCCCGACGCCTTCCGGGCCATCACCCGCTGGGGCGACCTTGCCAAGGTGCTGGAGGGCATCGACAAGGCGCAGGAGGCCGGCCTCGCCGTCAAGATCAACGCCGTCGCCGTCAAGGGCATGACCGAGACGGAAGCGTTCCGGCTGATCGAATGGGCGCATGGCCGCGGCATGGACCTCACCTTCATCGAGGTGATGCCGCTGGGGGACGTCTCCGGCCATCGCGTCGACCAATATCTGCCGCTCTCGGTGCTGCGCGCCCAATTGCTCGACCGCTACACCCTCGAGGACATCCCCTATGCCACCGGCGGGCCGGCCCGCTATGTCCGCGTCGCCGAGACCGGCGGGCGGCTCGGCTTCATCACGCCGATGACGCATAATTTCTGCGAAAGCTGCAACCGCGTGCGGATCACCTGCACCGGCACGCTGTTCATGTGCCTCGGGCAGGAGGATGCCGCCGATCTCAGGTCGCCGCTGCGCGCCTCCGAATCCAACGGCCTCCTCGACGAGGCCATCGACCGGGCGATCGCCCGCAAGCCCAAGGGGCACGACTTCATCATCGACCGCCGCACGAAGCAGCCCTCGGTGAGCCGCCATATGAGCATGACGGGCGGCTGA
- the solA gene encoding N-methyl-L-tryptophan oxidase: MSGTFDVIVVGLGGMGSATCYQLAKRGVRVLGLEKFEIGHAMGSSHGLTRILRLAYFEGSAYVPLVRRARDLWIETGKAAGEPLFFEVGALDIGRQGSGIVENAETACRDHGLAYDLLDREAIARRFPAFRPGADHVGLYQPQSGFVASERAIIAHTALALHHGAEIHGCEAMLGWEATAGGGVRVRTDQGTYEAGRLILSPGAWIGDIVPALKPSATVIRQTLGWFSPLQPALFAPERFPVFTLETEGGHFYGFPLWQHPGFKLGSPHYGNDVYDPDTPTRLPSPGHREQLRACLADYIPAANGSLLGLKACMYTMTPDEHFIIDTLPGCEQVVVASPCSGHGYKFASVIGEVLADLATRGASPFDLSMFSLQRFIGR; encoded by the coding sequence ATGAGCGGCACGTTCGACGTCATCGTCGTCGGTCTCGGCGGCATGGGTTCGGCCACCTGCTACCAGCTCGCCAAGCGCGGCGTGCGGGTGCTGGGCCTGGAGAAGTTCGAGATCGGCCACGCCATGGGCTCCTCGCACGGGCTGACGCGCATCCTGCGCCTCGCCTATTTCGAGGGCTCGGCCTATGTGCCGCTGGTGCGCCGGGCGCGCGACCTGTGGATCGAGACCGGCAAGGCGGCCGGCGAGCCATTGTTCTTCGAGGTCGGCGCCCTCGACATCGGGCGGCAGGGCTCCGGCATCGTCGAGAACGCCGAGACGGCCTGCCGCGACCACGGCCTCGCCTATGACCTGCTCGACCGCGAGGCCATCGCCCGGCGCTTCCCGGCCTTCCGGCCGGGCGCCGACCATGTCGGCCTCTACCAGCCGCAATCGGGCTTCGTCGCCTCCGAGCGCGCCATCATCGCCCATACCGCCCTCGCCTTGCATCACGGCGCCGAGATCCATGGCTGCGAGGCGATGCTCGGCTGGGAAGCCACCGCCGGCGGCGGCGTGCGCGTGCGCACCGACCAGGGCACCTATGAGGCGGGCCGGCTCATCCTGTCGCCCGGCGCCTGGATCGGCGACATCGTTCCCGCGCTGAAGCCCTCGGCCACGGTGATCCGCCAGACGCTCGGCTGGTTCAGCCCGCTGCAGCCCGCGCTGTTCGCGCCCGAGCGTTTCCCGGTCTTCACCCTGGAGACGGAGGGCGGCCATTTCTACGGCTTTCCGCTCTGGCAGCATCCGGGCTTCAAGCTCGGCTCGCCGCATTACGGCAACGACGTCTACGATCCCGACACGCCGACGCGCCTGCCCTCGCCCGGCCACCGCGAGCAGCTGCGCGCCTGCCTCGCCGACTACATCCCCGCGGCGAACGGCTCGCTGCTCGGCCTCAAGGCCTGTATGTACACGATGACGCCGGACGAGCATTTCATCATCGACACCCTGCCCGGCTGCGAGCAGGTCGTCGTCGCCTCGCCCTGCTCGGGGCACGGCTATAAATTCGCCAGCGTCATCGGCGAGGTGCTGGCCGACCTCGCCACGCGGGGCGCCAGCCCCTTCGATCTCTCGATGTTCTCGCTGCAGCGTTTTATCGGGCGCTAA
- a CDS encoding DMT family transporter, with protein MTLARSPWSGIASMVLATGLFIVSDSLMKLAAHDMPFFQAVFLRSLFGLVFCAGLVGLSGQWRRAGGALHWRSFARGAGEAAATFVYIIALAQMPIADAIAIGQTAPLLMILALALVFGERIGAQRAVLVCLGFLGAVLVAQPGASGLSPAALFAFLTAAIVVLRDLVARGIPASIPPFVVMLTTSAVMAATTGYASFHTGGWIPPAAPQWLMMMASGLAVMLGQVSIFMSYRNAPASVVAPFYYSFTLWAVIAGFVVWREIPNPLALAGMVLIVASGLALLLAAPRRVEAVA; from the coding sequence ATGACACTCGCCCGCTCTCCCTGGTCCGGCATCGCCTCGATGGTCCTCGCGACGGGCCTGTTCATCGTCAGCGACAGCCTGATGAAGCTCGCCGCGCACGACATGCCGTTCTTCCAGGCCGTCTTCCTGCGCAGCCTGTTCGGCCTCGTCTTCTGCGCCGGCCTCGTCGGCCTCTCCGGCCAGTGGCGCAGGGCCGGCGGCGCCCTGCATTGGCGCTCCTTCGCGCGCGGCGCCGGGGAGGCGGCGGCAACCTTCGTCTACATCATCGCCCTCGCGCAGATGCCGATCGCCGATGCCATCGCCATCGGCCAGACGGCGCCGCTCCTGATGATCCTGGCGCTCGCGCTCGTCTTCGGCGAGCGCATCGGCGCGCAGAGGGCGGTGCTTGTCTGTCTCGGCTTCCTCGGCGCGGTGCTCGTCGCCCAGCCCGGCGCCTCGGGCCTGTCGCCGGCGGCGCTCTTCGCCTTCCTCACGGCGGCGATCGTCGTGCTGCGCGACCTCGTCGCCCGCGGCATCCCGGCCTCGATCCCACCTTTCGTGGTGATGCTGACGACCTCGGCCGTCATGGCGGCGACCACCGGCTATGCCTCGTTCCACACGGGGGGATGGATCCCGCCGGCGGCGCCGCAATGGCTGATGATGATGGCCTCGGGGCTCGCGGTGATGCTCGGCCAGGTATCGATCTTCATGAGCTACCGCAACGCCCCGGCAAGCGTGGTGGCGCCCTTCTATTACAGCTTCACCCTGTGGGCGGTGATCGCCGGTTTCGTCGTCTGGCGCGAGATCCCCAATCCCCTCGCCCTCGCGGGCATGGTGCTGATCGTCGCGAGCGGGCTGGCGCTGCTGCTCGCCGCGCCTCGCCGGGTCGAGGCGGTCGCCTGA
- a CDS encoding DMT family transporter → MSSLAVMPADAATQRANQRGILLMIAAMGCFLANDTFVKLGTALMPSSEIMALRGVSASLFVFGLILANGMGRQLHRLAQGPIALRGCIEVMVALSSIVGLAHVPIGTATAVGQTAPLILLALSALVLKESVGRRRWLAVLAAFAGVVLVAHPTARGLNLFVFATLLSASLTAMRDIATHRMAAGIPTLLATLGTTIIVSLAGFAGAAVETWQPLSPAMVLVLLFGGFSLAGGHALVIAAYRGAEVSVVTPFRYSSIALSVPAGLAVFGDRPDLWAGTGMALIAATGLYTAQHEFRRRRAIEAALAEGR, encoded by the coding sequence ATGTCCAGCCTCGCCGTCATGCCCGCCGATGCGGCGACACAGCGCGCCAACCAGCGCGGCATCCTGCTGATGATCGCCGCAATGGGCTGCTTCCTCGCCAACGACACCTTCGTCAAGCTCGGCACGGCGCTGATGCCGTCCAGCGAGATCATGGCGCTGCGGGGCGTGTCGGCCTCGCTCTTCGTGTTCGGGCTCATCCTCGCCAACGGCATGGGCCGGCAGCTGCACCGCCTCGCGCAGGGGCCGATCGCCCTGCGCGGCTGCATCGAGGTTATGGTGGCGCTGAGCTCCATCGTCGGCCTCGCCCATGTGCCGATCGGCACCGCGACGGCCGTCGGCCAGACGGCGCCGCTGATCCTGCTGGCGCTGTCGGCGCTGGTGCTGAAGGAAAGCGTCGGCCGGCGGCGCTGGCTGGCGGTCCTCGCCGCCTTTGCCGGCGTGGTGCTCGTCGCCCACCCGACCGCGCGCGGCCTCAACCTCTTCGTATTCGCCACTTTGCTCAGCGCCTCGCTGACGGCGATGCGCGACATCGCCACCCACCGCATGGCCGCCGGCATCCCGACGCTGCTGGCGACCCTCGGCACCACGATCATCGTCTCGCTGGCGGGCTTTGCCGGCGCGGCGGTCGAGACCTGGCAGCCGCTTTCCCCGGCGATGGTGCTGGTGCTCCTGTTCGGCGGCTTCAGCCTCGCCGGCGGCCATGCGCTGGTGATCGCCGCCTATCGCGGCGCCGAAGTGTCGGTGGTGACGCCGTTCCGCTATTCGAGCATCGCCCTGTCGGTGCCGGCCGGGCTTGCGGTGTTCGGCGACCGGCCCGATCTATGGGCGGGCACCGGCATGGCGCTGATCGCCGCCACCGGCCTCTATACCGCCCAGCACGAATTTCGCCGCCGGCGGGCGATCGAGGCGGCCCTCGCCGAGGGCCGGTAA
- a CDS encoding enoyl-CoA hydratase-related protein — MPELMVERLDAVCTLALDRPARLNALTASLHAELRAALDEAARDEAVAVIVLTGRGRAFSSGQDLTESLPHDENGVVDLGQALQRDYNPLIRRIMASPKPVIAALNGPAVGAAMNIALACDIVLAARSASLQQAFARIGLIPDAGGTWLLPRLVGAKRALALMLTADPITATEAERLGLVYRVFEDESFAADVAAFAAKLAKGPGLAMRLTREAVLASAGNDLEAQLALEAALQTRAGASDDFAEGIAAFLDKRPPRFQGH; from the coding sequence ATGCCGGAACTCATGGTCGAACGCCTGGATGCCGTCTGCACGCTCGCTCTGGACCGCCCGGCCCGGCTGAACGCCCTCACGGCGTCCCTCCATGCGGAGCTGCGCGCCGCGCTCGACGAGGCCGCCCGCGACGAGGCCGTCGCGGTCATCGTGCTCACCGGCAGGGGCCGGGCCTTCTCCTCCGGCCAGGACCTCACCGAAAGCCTGCCGCACGACGAGAACGGCGTCGTCGACCTCGGCCAGGCCCTGCAGCGCGACTACAACCCGCTGATCCGCCGCATCATGGCCTCGCCCAAGCCGGTGATCGCCGCGCTCAACGGGCCGGCGGTCGGTGCGGCGATGAACATCGCCCTCGCCTGCGACATCGTGCTGGCGGCGCGCTCGGCGAGCCTGCAGCAGGCCTTCGCCCGCATCGGCCTTATTCCGGATGCCGGCGGCACCTGGCTGCTGCCGCGCCTCGTCGGCGCCAAGCGGGCCCTCGCGCTGATGCTGACCGCCGATCCGATCACGGCGACGGAAGCCGAGCGCCTCGGCCTCGTCTACCGCGTGTTCGAGGACGAGAGCTTCGCCGCCGACGTCGCCGCCTTCGCCGCGAAGCTGGCGAAGGGACCGGGCCTGGCGATGCGGCTGACGCGCGAGGCGGTGCTCGCCAGCGCCGGCAACGACCTCGAGGCCCAGCTGGCGCTCGAGGCGGCGCTGCAGACGCGGGCCGGCGCGTCGGATGATTTCGCCGAGGGCATCGCGGCCTTCCTCGACAAGCGCCCGCCCCGCTTCCAGGGACATTGA
- a CDS encoding NAD(P)-dependent oxidoreductase, whose translation MKLAFLGLGVMGFPMAGHLVLRGGHDVTVYNRSPAKAQAWVEKFGHRSAPTPAEAASGADIVFACVGNDDDLRSVTLGAAGAFAGMKPGAIFVDHTTASAEVARELHAEAAKAGLGFVDAPVSGGQAGAENGVLSVMCGGEEAVYATAQPVIAHYARACELIGPPGAGQLAKMVNQICIAGVVQGLAEGLHFAKKAGLDIERVIGVISKGAAQSWQMENRWKTMREGSFAFGFAVDWMRKDLGICLDAARQSGARLPVTALVDQFYGDVQVMGGRRWDTSSLIARLDKE comes from the coding sequence ATGAAATTGGCCTTCCTCGGGCTTGGCGTCATGGGCTTTCCCATGGCCGGCCATCTCGTCCTTCGCGGCGGACACGACGTCACGGTCTATAACCGCAGCCCCGCCAAGGCGCAGGCCTGGGTGGAGAAGTTCGGCCATCGCAGCGCGCCGACGCCGGCCGAGGCGGCGTCGGGCGCCGATATCGTCTTCGCCTGCGTCGGCAATGACGACGACCTTCGCTCCGTCACGCTCGGCGCCGCCGGCGCCTTTGCCGGCATGAAGCCGGGCGCGATCTTCGTCGACCATACGACGGCCTCCGCCGAGGTGGCGCGCGAGCTCCATGCCGAGGCCGCGAAGGCGGGCCTCGGCTTCGTCGACGCCCCGGTCTCCGGCGGCCAGGCCGGCGCCGAGAACGGCGTGCTCAGCGTGATGTGCGGCGGCGAGGAGGCCGTCTATGCCACGGCGCAGCCGGTGATCGCCCATTACGCCCGCGCCTGCGAGCTGATCGGGCCGCCCGGCGCCGGGCAGCTGGCGAAGATGGTCAACCAGATCTGCATCGCCGGCGTGGTGCAGGGCCTCGCCGAAGGCCTGCATTTCGCCAAGAAGGCCGGGCTCGATATCGAGCGGGTGATCGGCGTCATCTCCAAGGGCGCCGCCCAGTCCTGGCAGATGGAGAACCGCTGGAAGACCATGCGCGAAGGCTCCTTCGCCTTCGGCTTCGCCGTCGACTGGATGCGCAAGGATCTCGGCATTTGCCTCGACGCGGCGCGGCAGAGCGGCGCCCGCCTGCCGGTCACCGCCCTGGTCGACCAGTTCTACGGCGATGTCCAGGTCATGGGCGGCCGGCGCTGGGACACCTCCAGCCTCATCGCGCGCCTCGACAAGGAATGA
- a CDS encoding ABC transporter permease, whose protein sequence is MEGLASGFLWLAGAVGFDTGMMTTYGAKMIAGCGTTLLIVVLTMPIGAAIACPLAMARMSRNPVLRNLAAGYIYVFRGTPQLAQLFLIYAGLGTLFLACRPALEDLGLWKYFREGFYYVIFAFSLNTAAYQAEILRGGIESVARGQSEAGQALGLHPAQIFRKIVLPQALIVSLRPYGNELILVIKGSSVASLATVLDVMGQTRLVFSRTYDFEVYLWAAIIYLVTVEAIRRLWDAMENRMTRHLRHAPIGAKAGAMPGETAAAA, encoded by the coding sequence ATGGAAGGGCTTGCGTCCGGCTTTCTGTGGCTGGCGGGCGCCGTCGGCTTCGACACCGGCATGATGACGACCTACGGCGCGAAGATGATCGCCGGATGCGGCACGACGCTGCTGATCGTCGTCCTGACCATGCCGATCGGGGCGGCGATCGCCTGTCCCCTCGCCATGGCGCGAATGTCGAGGAACCCGGTCCTGCGCAATCTGGCGGCCGGCTACATCTATGTCTTCCGCGGCACGCCGCAGCTCGCCCAGCTGTTCCTGATCTATGCCGGGCTCGGCACGCTCTTCCTCGCCTGTCGCCCCGCCCTCGAGGATCTCGGCCTGTGGAAATATTTCCGCGAGGGCTTCTATTACGTCATCTTCGCCTTCTCGCTCAACACGGCCGCCTATCAGGCGGAGATCCTGCGCGGCGGCATCGAATCCGTCGCGCGGGGGCAGAGCGAGGCCGGGCAGGCCCTCGGGCTGCATCCGGCCCAGATCTTCCGCAAGATCGTGCTGCCGCAGGCGCTGATCGTCAGCCTCCGCCCCTACGGCAACGAGCTCATCCTGGTGATCAAGGGCAGCTCGGTCGCCTCGCTCGCCACCGTCCTCGACGTGATGGGGCAGACCCGGCTGGTCTTCTCGCGCACCTATGACTTCGAGGTCTATCTATGGGCCGCGATCATCTATCTCGTCACGGTCGAGGCCATCCGTCGCCTGTGGGATGCGATGGAGAACCGCATGACGCGGCATTTGCGGCATGCGCCCATCGGGGCTAAAGCGGGAGCCATGCCCGGGGAAACGGCGGCGGCGGCGTAG